A DNA window from Paraclostridium bifermentans contains the following coding sequences:
- a CDS encoding LysR substrate-binding domain-containing protein: MIEEFKTFIAVVEHQNFTKAGESINLSQPTVSTHIKNLENYFNTTLINRSIKQKNISITDNGYLLYKRAREIITSIESVKDELNSISSSIKGHIKIGASLTIAEYFLPNFLAVFSEKYPDIEVEMLVENTHKICEKVKSSNLDIGLVEGSLTSFDFNQKFFFEDSMILTFSPDLEVDPLNFNIDSIKNKKWIVREEGSGTREYLNIFLSNNKITPRQIMVLGSNHAVKEAVKSNLGVSIISKLVTDSEGDSLATVSLNDTYNRYFSFITPKDIKPSSTTTLFIDELNKFSNFEK; encoded by the coding sequence ATGATAGAAGAGTTTAAAACATTTATAGCAGTTGTTGAACATCAAAATTTTACCAAAGCAGGTGAAAGTATAAATTTGTCTCAACCAACAGTAAGTACTCATATAAAAAATTTAGAAAATTATTTTAATACAACTCTCATAAACAGATCTATTAAGCAGAAAAACATATCTATAACTGATAATGGATACTTATTATATAAAAGAGCTAGAGAAATAATAACATCTATAGAATCTGTAAAAGATGAACTAAACAGTATTTCTAGTTCAATAAAAGGTCATATAAAGATAGGTGCTAGTTTAACTATTGCCGAATACTTTTTACCTAACTTCCTAGCTGTATTTTCTGAAAAATATCCAGATATAGAAGTAGAAATGCTTGTTGAAAATACACATAAAATTTGTGAAAAAGTAAAAAGTTCAAACCTAGATATTGGGTTGGTTGAAGGAAGCCTTACTTCATTTGATTTCAATCAAAAATTCTTCTTTGAAGATAGTATGATTTTAACATTTTCTCCAGATTTAGAAGTTGACCCATTAAACTTTAATATAGATTCAATAAAAAATAAAAAATGGATAGTAAGAGAAGAAGGTTCTGGAACAAGAGAATATTTAAACATATTCTTAAGTAATAATAAAATAACACCTAGACAGATAATGGTATTGGGAAGTAATCATGCTGTAAAAGAAGCTGTAAAAAGCAATCTTGGAGTTTCAATTATATCTAAATTGGTAACAGACTCAGAAGGAGATTCTTTAGCAACTGTTAGTTTAAATGATACTTACAATAGATACTTCTCTTTTATAACACCAAAAGATATAAAACCATCAAGTACAACAACTTTATTTATAGATGAATTAAATAAATTTTCAAATTTTGAAAAATAG
- a CDS encoding collagenase → MKKRHSKFLIFTLALALVLTNLTFISFANTQPPSSSNTPGDINTMPFHISQKIKHDTKENQFKKDLNIEPLGKQDTDTALKSAKSVKLSESATYTYNDLNKLSYKELTDLLVTIDWFQIKDIFVYNEDAYKFYNDEARVNAIIKTLEDRGSTYTATDDKGIPTLVEVLRSGFYLAYYNDSLSHLYDRSYREKCIPAMISIQKNPNFKIGESGQNNVIQSLGMLIGNSACNVEVVNNCVPILNKFNSSLDTNLKDYSKTNAVFQITKGIEYDLNSYLYNSNTTADKSPWFSKVDGYIDAVTNFAILTNVTDDNDWLINAGMYYCAKLSNFHSNSINIQKKLDSCLEIYPYLSIQYFDAVDFISYYFNGKLVDGTVLDINKIREEGKSHYLPNVYTFEDASMVIRTGDKVTKEKVQRLYWASKEVKAQFHRVVGNDNELEKGNPDDVLTMVLYNSPKEYKLNQPLYGYSTDNGGMYIEGDGTFFTYERTPEESIFSLEELFRHEYCHYLQGRYMVPGMWGTGDFYQGKDWRLTWFEEGSAEFFAGSTRDNDVLPRKSQVSGLSTDPAERFSTDKLLHSKYGSWDFYYYGFAFCDYMYNNRLDIFNNLVDNIISNNVSGYDSYIETLSKSATVDQGYQTHMQNLVDKYDSLTVPLVSDDYLATHEAIDLNKISSDIKNIVPLKNVNIAREKGEFFDTFTLTGVYTGDTSKGEAKDWEDMNTKSNEFLNSLEKLPWSGYKTVTNYFVDYKVNSNNKYEFEVVFTGILPKGEVVEGDIKESEPNDNFETANAISLGSLVKGSLNKDDTNDVFSFEIKDPKTIDIVLDNIDNHGLNWLLYKSDDLNNYVTYPSAENNILKNSYDAEPGLYYLYVYSYDSLDSNYTINIK, encoded by the coding sequence ATGAAGAAGAGACATTCTAAGTTTTTGATTTTTACTTTAGCTTTAGCTTTGGTTTTAACTAATTTAACATTCATTTCATTCGCAAATACTCAACCACCTAGTTCTAGTAATACTCCAGGTGATATAAATACTATGCCTTTCCATATAAGTCAGAAGATTAAGCATGATACTAAGGAAAATCAGTTCAAGAAAGATTTGAATATTGAGCCTTTAGGAAAGCAAGATACAGACACGGCACTTAAGTCAGCTAAGTCTGTAAAGCTAAGTGAATCTGCTACTTATACCTATAATGATCTTAATAAATTAAGTTATAAGGAGTTAACAGATTTACTAGTTACGATAGATTGGTTTCAAATAAAAGATATTTTTGTTTATAATGAAGATGCTTACAAATTTTATAATGATGAAGCTCGTGTTAATGCAATTATTAAGACGTTAGAAGATAGAGGATCAACTTATACTGCTACTGATGATAAAGGAATACCTACTTTGGTGGAAGTTTTAAGATCTGGTTTTTACTTAGCTTATTATAACGATTCACTTAGTCATTTATACGATAGATCTTATAGAGAAAAATGTATACCTGCCATGATTTCAATTCAGAAAAATCCTAATTTCAAGATTGGGGAGTCTGGTCAAAATAATGTTATTCAGTCGCTTGGTATGTTAATTGGAAATAGTGCTTGCAATGTTGAGGTTGTAAATAATTGCGTGCCTATTTTAAATAAGTTTAATAGCAGTTTAGATACTAATTTAAAAGATTACTCAAAAACAAATGCTGTATTCCAAATCACTAAGGGTATAGAATATGATTTAAATTCTTATTTGTACAATTCTAATACAACTGCAGATAAATCACCTTGGTTTTCTAAAGTTGATGGATATATAGATGCTGTTACAAACTTTGCTATATTAACAAATGTAACTGATGATAATGATTGGTTAATTAATGCAGGGATGTATTATTGCGCTAAATTATCAAATTTCCATTCAAATTCAATAAATATTCAAAAGAAACTTGATAGCTGTTTAGAAATTTATCCATATTTATCTATTCAATATTTTGATGCAGTCGATTTTATTTCATATTACTTCAATGGGAAGTTAGTTGATGGAACTGTTCTAGATATTAATAAAATAAGAGAAGAGGGAAAATCACACTATTTACCTAATGTGTATACTTTTGAAGATGCATCTATGGTAATTCGTACTGGTGATAAGGTTACTAAAGAAAAAGTTCAAAGATTATATTGGGCATCTAAAGAAGTAAAAGCTCAATTCCATAGAGTTGTAGGAAATGATAATGAACTAGAAAAAGGAAATCCAGACGATGTTTTAACTATGGTTTTATATAATAGCCCTAAGGAATATAAACTTAACCAACCTCTATATGGATATAGTACTGATAATGGTGGTATGTATATAGAAGGTGATGGTACATTTTTTACCTATGAAAGAACTCCTGAGGAAAGTATATTCAGTTTAGAAGAGTTATTTAGACATGAGTACTGTCACTATTTACAAGGGCGTTACATGGTTCCTGGTATGTGGGGAACTGGTGATTTTTATCAAGGTAAGGATTGGAGATTGACTTGGTTTGAAGAAGGTAGTGCAGAATTTTTTGCAGGTTCTACTAGAGATAATGATGTACTTCCTAGAAAATCTCAAGTGTCTGGTTTATCAACTGATCCGGCGGAAAGATTTTCAACAGATAAACTACTTCATTCTAAGTATGGGTCTTGGGACTTTTATTATTATGGGTTTGCATTTTGCGATTATATGTACAATAATAGATTAGATATATTTAATAATTTAGTTGATAACATTATATCTAACAATGTCTCTGGATATGATTCTTATATAGAAACTCTAAGTAAAAGTGCTACAGTAGATCAAGGTTATCAAACTCATATGCAAAACTTAGTTGATAAGTATGACTCTTTGACAGTTCCACTTGTTTCTGATGACTATTTGGCTACGCATGAAGCTATTGATTTAAATAAAATTTCTTCTGATATTAAAAATATAGTTCCATTAAAAAATGTAAATATAGCTAGAGAAAAAGGCGAATTTTTTGATACATTTACTTTAACAGGAGTATATACAGGAGACACTTCAAAAGGAGAAGCTAAGGATTGGGAAGATATGAATACTAAATCTAATGAGTTTTTAAATTCCTTAGAAAAACTTCCTTGGTCAGGATATAAGACGGTTACTAATTACTTTGTTGATTATAAGGTTAATAGCAACAACAAATATGAATTTGAAGTCGTATTTACTGGTATTTTACCAAAAGGTGAAGTTGTAGAAGGTGACATTAAAGAATCTGAGCCTAATGATAACTTTGAAACTGCTAATGCAATATCTTTAGGAAGTTTAGTTAAAGGTTCTTTAAACAAAGATGATACAAATGATGTATTTTCTTTTGAAATTAAGGATCCTAAAACTATAGATATAGTTTTAGACAATATAGACAATCACGGGCTTAACTGGCTTTTATATAAATCTGATGATCTAAATAATTATGTAACTTATCCGAGTGCTGAAAATAATATATTAAAGAATAGTTATGATGCAGAGCCTGGGTTATATTATTTATATGTATATAGTTATGATTCTCTAGATAGTAACTATACAATCAATATCAAATAA
- the pyrE gene encoding orotate phosphoribosyltransferase: MSNVNVVEILKECDALLEGHFLLSSGKHSNRYVQCAKVLRFPNQAEKVLSTVVDQIKDLGIDLVVGPAMGGVIVSYELGRQLGKESVFTERKDGEMQLRRGFEVKPGAKIIIAEDVVTTGKSTIETKKALEALGGEVIGVACIADRTNHDIGMPIYSAIKLDIQVYEADGCPLCEAGEIDLIKPGSREFKELGM, encoded by the coding sequence ATGAGTAATGTAAATGTTGTTGAAATATTAAAAGAATGTGATGCTTTATTAGAAGGACACTTTTTATTATCTTCAGGAAAGCATAGTAATAGATATGTACAATGTGCTAAGGTTTTAAGATTTCCAAATCAAGCTGAGAAAGTATTAAGTACAGTAGTTGATCAAATAAAAGATTTAGGAATAGACTTAGTTGTTGGACCTGCTATGGGAGGGGTTATAGTTTCATATGAACTAGGTAGACAATTAGGAAAAGAATCTGTGTTCACAGAGAGAAAAGATGGAGAAATGCAATTAAGAAGAGGCTTTGAAGTTAAGCCAGGGGCTAAGATAATAATAGCTGAAGATGTTGTTACTACTGGTAAGTCTACAATAGAGACAAAGAAAGCATTAGAAGCTTTAGGTGGAGAAGTTATAGGGGTTGCATGTATAGCAGATAGAACTAATCATGATATAGGAATGCCTATATACAGTGCAATAAAATTAGATATACAAGTTTATGAAGCTGATGGATGTCCTTTATGTGAAGCTGGAGAGATAGATTTAATAAAACCAGGAAGTAGAGAATTTAAAGAATTAGGTATGTAA
- a CDS encoding dihydroorotate dehydrogenase — MANLNVKFGNIEFKNPLVMASGTFGFGKEYAEIYDIEKLGGISSKGLTLEKRDGNKGMRVHETPSGMMNSVGLENPGVRGFIENELQFFKELDTVRIANLGGGTLDDYIRGVELLNDQPIDMIELNISCPNVKAGGMAFGIKNEVAREVVRAVRAKTKLPLVVKLSPNAEDIVGMAKVCEEEGADGISLVNTFKAMAIDINKKKPVFENIYAGLSGPAIKPIALRMVHEVCKSVNIPVMGMGGITNWQDAIEFIMAGATCVQVGTANFINPRIGLDIIKGIEDYMDREGIQSLDEIRGIV, encoded by the coding sequence ATGGCTAATTTAAATGTTAAATTCGGGAATATAGAATTTAAAAATCCTTTAGTTATGGCATCTGGAACTTTTGGGTTTGGAAAAGAATATGCAGAGATTTATGATATAGAAAAATTAGGTGGAATAAGTAGCAAAGGGCTTACATTGGAAAAAAGAGATGGAAATAAAGGTATGCGAGTTCACGAAACTCCATCAGGGATGATGAATAGCGTAGGACTTGAAAATCCTGGAGTAAGAGGTTTCATAGAAAATGAACTTCAGTTTTTTAAAGAACTAGATACGGTTAGAATTGCAAATTTAGGTGGAGGAACGTTAGATGACTATATAAGAGGTGTAGAGTTACTAAATGATCAACCTATAGATATGATAGAATTAAATATTTCTTGTCCAAATGTTAAAGCAGGAGGTATGGCTTTTGGAATAAAAAATGAGGTTGCAAGGGAAGTTGTAAGAGCTGTAAGAGCAAAAACTAAATTACCGTTGGTTGTAAAATTATCACCTAATGCTGAGGATATAGTTGGAATGGCAAAAGTATGTGAAGAAGAAGGTGCAGACGGTATATCATTAGTTAATACTTTCAAAGCTATGGCTATAGATATAAATAAGAAAAAACCAGTATTTGAAAATATATATGCTGGATTATCTGGACCTGCAATAAAACCTATAGCTTTAAGAATGGTTCATGAAGTTTGTAAATCAGTAAACATACCAGTAATGGGAATGGGTGGAATAACTAATTGGCAAGACGCTATAGAGTTTATAATGGCTGGAGCTACTTGCGTGCAAGTTGGAACTGCAAACTTTATAAATCCTAGAATTGGATTAGATATAATCAAAGGAATAGAAGATTATATGGATAGAGAAGGAATACAAAGTTTAGATGAAATAAGAGGTATAGTTTAG
- a CDS encoding dihydroorotate dehydrogenase electron transfer subunit yields MYKILENKYIGEDMYFMKVEGKFEAEMGQFYMLRAWDTYPLLSRPISVHDVNEDSISFLYKVVGEGTKILSNLRINDEIKLEGPYGNGYENVKGKVALVGGGIGIAPLYLVAKNIENCDAYLGFRKEAILEEEYNEVCNEVNIAIGDTFVTDILDVEKYDYILTCGPTPMMEKLVKMTEGTNTKIMVSLENHMACGVGACLVCTCKTKFGNKKTCKDGPVFWGEDVIFNG; encoded by the coding sequence ATGTACAAAATTTTAGAAAATAAATATATAGGCGAAGATATGTATTTTATGAAGGTAGAGGGTAAATTTGAAGCTGAGATGGGCCAATTTTATATGCTTAGAGCCTGGGATACATACCCATTACTTTCAAGACCGATAAGTGTTCATGATGTAAATGAAGATAGTATATCTTTTTTATATAAAGTTGTGGGAGAAGGAACTAAAATATTAAGCAATTTAAGAATAAATGATGAAATTAAATTAGAAGGCCCTTATGGAAATGGATATGAAAATGTAAAAGGGAAGGTTGCGTTAGTAGGAGGAGGCATAGGTATAGCTCCACTATACCTAGTAGCTAAAAACATTGAAAACTGTGATGCATACCTAGGATTCAGAAAAGAAGCTATATTAGAAGAAGAATACAATGAAGTGTGTAATGAAGTAAACATAGCTATAGGAGACACTTTTGTTACAGACATATTAGATGTAGAAAAATATGATTATATATTAACTTGTGGGCCTACACCCATGATGGAAAAGTTAGTAAAGATGACAGAAGGAACTAACACGAAGATAATGGTATCTTTAGAAAATCATATGGCATGTGGCGTAGGAGCTTGCTTAGTTTGTACTTGTAAAACTAAATTTGGAAATAAAAAAACATGCAAAGATGGTCCAGTGTTCTGGGGAGAGGACGTGATATTCAATGGCTAA
- a CDS encoding dihydroorotase — MSKLLIKNVKIIDSSMSFKGDLLVENGKISKIDSDINITGIEDLKIIDGKNKILMPAFIDLHTHLRDPGLTHKEDLETGQKAALKGGFTVLCPMANTKPVCDNEQVMEYVLSKARKLDLCDIKQVCAITENLEGEEIIDIEKMRTYTDLFSDDGYTLHNEKIMRYALSLSKKLDFKVLTHCQPEFEIVKRDLNILKEVGGNLHICHISLKDTLDEIKKYKNDGYKFTCEVGPHHIFGYGLEYRVNPAFAEEEDMKHLIQGIKDGYIDMIGTDHAPHTKEDKEKGAPGISNIEVAFQMVNKVFNENNISLNKLSEMMSANPAKLLGLNQGLIKEGLRADLVIVDSEQEEVIDVSKFISKGKNNPFDGQKVRGKIIMTIRDGRVMYDVKGDIQ; from the coding sequence ATGAGTAAACTTCTTATAAAAAACGTAAAAATTATTGATTCTAGTATGAGCTTTAAAGGAGATTTACTTGTTGAGAATGGCAAAATTTCTAAAATAGATTCGGATATAAACATTACTGGTATTGAAGATTTAAAAATTATAGATGGGAAAAATAAAATTTTAATGCCAGCATTTATAGATTTACACACACACTTAAGAGATCCGGGATTAACACATAAAGAGGATTTAGAGACAGGACAAAAGGCAGCATTAAAAGGTGGATTCACAGTACTTTGTCCAATGGCAAATACTAAGCCAGTTTGTGATAACGAACAGGTTATGGAATATGTGTTAAGCAAAGCTAGAAAATTAGATTTATGTGATATAAAGCAAGTTTGCGCTATAACAGAAAATCTTGAAGGTGAAGAAATTATAGATATAGAAAAAATGAGAACGTATACAGATTTATTCTCTGATGATGGATACACTCTTCACAATGAAAAAATAATGAGATATGCACTTAGTTTATCTAAAAAATTAGATTTTAAAGTACTAACTCATTGTCAGCCGGAGTTTGAAATAGTAAAAAGAGATTTGAATATTCTTAAAGAGGTTGGAGGAAACCTTCATATCTGTCATATAAGTTTAAAAGATACTTTAGATGAAATTAAAAAATATAAGAATGATGGATATAAGTTTACTTGTGAGGTAGGGCCTCATCATATATTCGGATATGGATTAGAATATAGAGTTAACCCAGCTTTTGCAGAGGAAGAAGATATGAAACACTTAATTCAAGGAATAAAAGATGGATATATAGATATGATAGGAACGGATCATGCCCCTCATACAAAAGAAGACAAAGAAAAGGGAGCTCCTGGAATATCTAATATAGAAGTTGCATTCCAAATGGTAAACAAAGTATTTAATGAAAATAATATATCTTTAAATAAATTAAGTGAGATGATGAGTGCAAATCCTGCTAAATTATTAGGGTTAAACCAAGGATTAATAAAAGAAGGTTTAAGAGCGGACTTAGTTATAGTAGATTCAGAACAAGAAGAAGTTATAGATGTATCTAAGTTTATATCTAAAGGAAAAAATAATCCATTTGATGGTCAAAAAGTTAGAGGGAAAATAATAATGACTATAAGAGATGGAAGAGTTATGTATGACGTAAAGGGGGATATTCAATAA
- the pyrB gene encoding aspartate carbamoyltransferase — protein MKLQGRNLIQPEDFSINEIDEILSLSQNIIDNPSKYSRVCEGNLLATLFYEPSTRTRFSFEAAMNRLGGKVIGFSEPNSSSTAKGETLEDTMETVSCYADAIVMRHPKAGSALEASRFARVPFINAGDGGNQHPTQTLTDILTIKSLKGNLENHTIGLCGDLKNGRTVHSLVKAMARYKNTKFVFISPKELEMPKYIKEFIAGHEYVETNSLDEVIEDLDVLYMTRVQRERFEDQEQYERLKDYYILTTEKMKKAKPDMLVMHPLPRVNEIDTEVDKDDRAVYFDQAKYGMYVRMALIMKLLGVDANE, from the coding sequence ATGAAATTACAGGGAAGAAATTTAATCCAACCAGAAGACTTTTCGATAAATGAAATAGATGAAATTCTATCTTTATCTCAAAATATAATTGATAATCCGTCAAAATACTCACGAGTTTGTGAAGGTAATTTACTAGCAACTTTATTTTATGAACCATCAACAAGAACAAGATTTAGCTTCGAAGCTGCAATGAACAGATTAGGTGGAAAGGTAATTGGCTTTTCAGAACCAAATTCTTCATCAACAGCAAAAGGCGAAACATTAGAAGACACTATGGAAACAGTATCTTGTTATGCTGATGCTATAGTCATGAGACACCCAAAAGCCGGTTCAGCTTTAGAGGCGTCAAGGTTTGCTAGAGTACCATTTATAAATGCAGGAGACGGAGGAAATCAACATCCAACTCAAACACTTACAGATATTCTTACAATAAAATCACTTAAAGGAAATTTAGAAAATCACACTATCGGATTATGTGGAGATTTAAAAAACGGAAGAACAGTTCATTCACTAGTCAAAGCTATGGCAAGATATAAAAATACTAAATTTGTATTTATATCACCTAAAGAGTTAGAAATGCCTAAATATATAAAAGAATTTATAGCTGGGCACGAATATGTAGAAACTAATAGCTTAGATGAGGTTATAGAAGACTTAGATGTTCTTTATATGACTAGAGTTCAAAGAGAAAGATTTGAAGATCAAGAACAATATGAAAGACTTAAAGATTATTATATATTAACAACAGAAAAAATGAAAAAAGCTAAACCAGATATGTTAGTTATGCATCCATTACCAAGAGTAAATGAAATTGATACAGAAGTAGATAAAGATGATAGAGCGGTATACTTCGATCAAGCAAAATATGGAATGTACGTTAGAATGGCACTAATAATGAAACTTCTGGGGGTAGATGCAAATGAGTAA
- a CDS encoding C40 family peptidase produces the protein MKRKILVPVFASFMALSMNGIAHADDAKVEKATDKKDVNEKNVINLKDYKDVDFKVAEVKDGVAVKVRKQGSVQTIAYTGDQFKIVGEQDGWYKVQLDDETEGWIASRYVDVKAASAYITADKVNLRKDAHVESDVKDNLPASTKVQVLGTEGNWVKVKNGENEGFVRDLYVSDKAPVVEEEKTQSDVKDQNDGQVSDNNQTTNNDATNENESNNVENNENNNNNNNDAVEDNNDNSTTNNDNNNNNNSNNNVDNNENNNDNNSNNNNDNNSNVDNNDNTNNNNNNNNNSSEEEKPSTNTDAASAVVNLAYAKLGSPYVWGAEGPNSFDCSGLTSYVFRNAAGVSLPRTSSSQYGVGRSVSKANLQAGDLVFFATGGGGVSHVGIYVGGGNMVHAPNSGDVVKVSNINSSYWQKAYVGAKRVL, from the coding sequence ATGAAGAGAAAAATATTAGTACCAGTATTTGCATCATTTATGGCATTATCAATGAACGGGATAGCGCATGCAGACGATGCAAAAGTTGAGAAGGCAACAGATAAAAAAGACGTTAATGAAAAGAATGTAATAAACTTAAAAGACTATAAAGATGTAGATTTTAAAGTTGCAGAAGTTAAAGATGGAGTTGCTGTAAAAGTAAGAAAGCAAGGATCAGTTCAAACTATAGCATACACAGGTGACCAATTTAAAATAGTTGGAGAGCAAGATGGATGGTATAAAGTTCAATTAGACGATGAAACTGAAGGATGGATAGCATCTAGATATGTTGATGTTAAAGCTGCTAGTGCTTATATAACAGCAGATAAAGTAAACTTAAGAAAAGATGCTCATGTAGAGTCTGATGTAAAAGATAATTTACCAGCTTCTACAAAAGTTCAAGTTTTAGGAACTGAAGGTAACTGGGTAAAAGTTAAAAATGGAGAAAATGAAGGATTTGTAAGAGATTTATATGTATCTGACAAAGCTCCAGTTGTAGAAGAAGAAAAGACTCAATCAGATGTTAAAGATCAAAATGATGGACAAGTATCTGATAACAATCAAACAACAAACAATGATGCTACTAATGAAAATGAAAGCAACAATGTTGAAAACAACGAAAACAATAACAACAATAATAATGATGCTGTTGAAGATAACAATGACAACAGCACAACTAACAATGACAATAACAATAATAACAACAGCAACAATAATGTAGATAATAACGAAAATAATAATGATAATAATAGCAACAATAATAATGATAACAACAGCAATGTAGATAATAACGATAATACAAATAACAACAATAATAACAACAATAACTCAAGTGAAGAAGAAAAGCCATCAACTAATACAGATGCAGCTTCTGCTGTAGTTAATTTAGCTTATGCTAAGTTAGGATCTCCTTATGTATGGGGAGCTGAAGGACCTAACAGCTTTGACTGTTCAGGACTTACTTCATATGTATTTAGAAATGCTGCAGGAGTATCTTTACCAAGAACTTCATCTTCTCAATACGGAGTTGGTAGATCTGTAAGTAAAGCTAATTTACAAGCAGGAGACTTAGTATTCTTCGCAACTGGTGGCGGAGGAGTAAGCCACGTTGGTATATATGTTGGTGGAGGAAACATGGTTCATGCACCAAACTCAGGAGATGTTGTTAAAGTTAGTAACATAAACTCATCTTACTGGCAAAAAGCTTACGTAGGAGCTAAGAGAGTATTATAA
- a CDS encoding Glu/Leu/Phe/Val family dehydrogenase has protein sequence MAEKTLNVLEIARSQVKTACDRLGADPAVYEILKNPMRVLEVSFPVKMDDGTVRTFTGYRSQHNNACGPFKGGLRFHPAVCMDEVKALSTWMTFKCSVVGIPYGGGKGGMAIDPTEFSQGELERISRGFAKSIAPIIGEKEDIPAPDVNTNGQIMAWMVDEYANVTGEFQPGVFTGKPVDFYGSLARNEATGYGVATIAMEAAKKKGIDVSNVTVGLQGFGNVGSFAGMYIDEAGAKVIYVEDHTGTIYNKDGIDMKALMAYNKEHRCIKGFPGAEAVDQSVITADVDVLMPCALENQITSANAGDIKAKIVCEGANGPTTPEADKILFEKGITLVPDILANSGGVTVSYFEWVQNLMRYNWSFDEVQEKQRALMKKAFEEIWTLAGDHNVEMRTAAYMMSIKRIADAMKLRGWYTEAPVKEDAKKEATSLA, from the coding sequence ATGGCTGAAAAAACTTTAAATGTTCTAGAGATAGCAAGATCTCAAGTAAAAACTGCTTGCGATAGATTAGGGGCAGATCCAGCAGTATATGAAATATTAAAAAATCCAATGAGAGTGTTAGAAGTATCATTCCCAGTTAAAATGGATGATGGGACTGTAAGAACATTTACAGGATATAGATCACAACATAATAATGCTTGTGGACCATTTAAAGGAGGATTAAGATTCCATCCAGCAGTTTGTATGGACGAGGTTAAAGCTTTATCTACTTGGATGACTTTCAAGTGTTCAGTAGTAGGAATACCTTATGGTGGAGGTAAAGGTGGTATGGCCATCGATCCTACAGAATTCTCTCAAGGTGAGTTAGAAAGAATATCAAGAGGATTTGCTAAGTCAATAGCTCCAATAATAGGAGAAAAAGAAGATATACCAGCTCCAGATGTTAATACAAATGGACAAATAATGGCTTGGATGGTTGATGAATATGCAAATGTTACAGGGGAATTCCAACCAGGAGTATTTACTGGAAAACCAGTTGATTTCTACGGATCTTTAGCTAGAAACGAAGCTACAGGATATGGAGTTGCTACAATTGCAATGGAAGCAGCTAAGAAAAAAGGAATAGATGTATCTAATGTTACTGTAGGACTTCAAGGATTTGGTAATGTTGGAAGCTTCGCTGGTATGTACATAGATGAAGCAGGAGCTAAAGTAATATATGTAGAAGACCATACAGGAACTATATATAATAAAGATGGAATAGATATGAAAGCTTTAATGGCTTACAATAAAGAACATAGATGTATAAAAGGATTCCCAGGTGCAGAAGCTGTTGACCAAAGTGTAATAACTGCAGACGTTGACGTATTAATGCCTTGTGCACTAGAAAATCAAATAACTTCAGCAAATGCTGGAGATATAAAAGCTAAAATAGTATGTGAAGGAGCTAATGGACCAACTACTCCAGAAGCAGATAAAATACTATTTGAAAAAGGAATAACTTTAGTACCAGATATATTAGCTAATAGTGGTGGAGTTACAGTTTCTTACTTTGAATGGGTTCAAAATTTAATGAGATACAACTGGAGTTTTGATGAAGTTCAAGAAAAACAAAGAGCTTTAATGAAAAAAGCATTTGAAGAAATATGGACATTAGCAGGAGACCACAATGTTGAAATGAGAACAGCTGCATACATGATGTCAATTAAGAGAATAGCTGATGCTATGAAATTAAGAGGATGGTATACAGAAGCTCCTGTTAAAGAAGATGCTAAGAAAGAAGCTACATCTTTAGCTTAA